The proteins below come from a single Lates calcarifer isolate ASB-BC8 linkage group LG11, TLL_Latcal_v3, whole genome shotgun sequence genomic window:
- the LOC108877865 gene encoding LOW QUALITY PROTEIN: transmembrane protease serine 9-like (The sequence of the model RefSeq protein was modified relative to this genomic sequence to represent the inferred CDS: deleted 1 base in 1 codon), whose protein sequence is MALYKVICVATLLTLLTPESHSQLECPVSSVCGKPPLNTRIVGGQVAPEGSWPWQVSLHGSAGTHFCGGSLINNEWVLTAVHCVPSANPNGLVVYLGRQSQQGSNPNEVSRTVTQIINHPNYSAVTNNNDISLLKLSSPVTFTNFIMPVCLAASDSTIYAGTGAWVTGWGNIGSGVPLPSPQNLMEVEVPIVGNRQCKCDYGINTITNNMICAGLRTGGKDSCQGDSGGPLTSKQAGRWIQEGIVSFGNGCALPNFPGVYTRVQQYQTWINSQITSNQPGFITFTSTGTDSDLNVTCPGLPPPPTTVPPTTTAKPVVCGQAPMNSRILGGSSVASAGVWPWMASLQKNGSHVCGGTLVAVDAVLSNANCFSSSPNPSEWTVILGRLKQNGSNPFEVTLKVTNITLSNLTGSNVAVLHLATPPTLSDYIQPICLENGRTVSVGTTCWAAGWSSGRGGVEQVLQELQTSVVDCGNVTTSDSICTGALTLEQGDSGGPLMCRQDWLLVPGGGVVSRKLHRSNTSKSSDGLRQSEQVLSLLVSDSGHVLISSLQQQQQHQHHSCHHHNDHQRGRSHSLLILLLLLPPLPPRPLSVSPPLLIGKPVSVNSDLHDVTGTNECKQT, encoded by the exons agtcTCACTCGCAGCTCGAATG CCCTGTCTCCTCAGTGTGCGGTAAGCCTCCACTCAACACCAGGATAGTTGGAGGACAGGTGGCCCCTGAAGGCAGCTGGCCCTGGCAGGTCAGCCTGCACGGCTCCGCAGGGACTCACTTCTGTGGAGGATCCCTCATCAACAATGAATGGGTCCTGACTGCGGTTCACTGCGTCCCAAG CGCCAACCCGAACGGTCTGGTTGTGTATCTCGGTCGCCAGAGTCAGCAGGGATCCAACCCCAACGAGGTGTCTCGGACAGTAACGCAGATCATCAATCATCCCAACTACAGCGCAGTTACCAATAACAACGACATCTCCCTCCTGAAGCTCTCCTCGCCGGTCACTTTCACCAACTTCATCATGCCCGTCTGCCTGGCGGCCTCGGACAGCACCATCTACGCCGGCACTGGCGCCTGGGTCACCGGCTGGGGAAACATTGGGTCTGGAG tgCCCCTTCCTTCACCACAAAACctgatggaggtggaggtgcCGATTGTGGGGAACAGACAGTGTAAATGTGACTATGGAATCAACACAATCACAAACAATATGATATGTGCCGGATTACGAACTGGAGGGAAGGACTCCTGTCAG GGGGATTCAGGCGGGCCGCTGACGAGCAAGCAGGCCGGGCGCTGGATCCAGGAGGGGATCGTGAGTTTTGGAAATGGATGTGCTCTACCCAATTTCCCAGGAGTCTACACCAGAGTGCAGCAGTATCAGACCTGGATCAACAGCCAGATCACCAGCAACCAGCCAGGCTTCATCACCTTCACCTCCACTGGGACTGACAGTGACCTGAACGTCACCTGTCCAGGCCTGCCGCCACCTCCAACCACGGTCCCTCCAACAACCACAGCCAAAC CTGTGGTCTGCGGCCAAGCCCCGATGAACTCACGTATTTTGGGAGGAAGCTCGGTGGCGTCAGCTGGTGTGTGGCCGTGGATGGCGAGCCTACAGAAGAATGGAAGTCATGTGTGTGGTGGGACTCTGGTGGCCGTGGACGCCGTGCTGAGCAACGCCAACTGTTTCTCAAG TTCACCCAATCCGTCTGAATGGACCGTCATCTTGGGTCGACTGAAGCAGAACGGATCCAATCCCTTTGAGGTG ACGCTGAAGGTCACAAACATCACTCTGAGCAACCTGACGGGGTCCAATGTAGCAGTGCTGCATCTGGCAACTCCACCCACCCTGTCTGACTACATCCAGCCCATCTGCCTGGAGAACGGACGAACCGTCAGCGTGGGGACGACGTGCTGGGCTGCCGGCTGGAGCTCCGGGCGAGGAGGGG TGGAACAAGTTCTGCAGGAGCTCCAGACCTCGGTGGTCGACTGTGGGAACGTCACAACCTCAGACAGCATCTGTACAGGAGCTTTAACACTGGAGCAG GGTGACTCTGGCGGCCCGTTGATGTGTCGGCAGGACTGGCTCTTGGTTCCAGGCGGCGGTGTTGTCAGTAGAAAACTCCACCGCTCAAACACGAGCAAATCCAGTGACGGTCTTCGCCAGTCTGAACAGGTTCTCAGCCTTCTTGTCTCGGACAGTGGGCACGTTCTTATCTCCAGCctccaacaacagcagcagcaccaacaCCACAGCTGCCACCACCATAATGACCACCAGCGGGGGCGCTCTCACTcactcctcatcctcctcctcctccttcctcctctacctcctcgTCCTCTCAGCGTGTCTCCACCTCTTCTCATAGGAAAACCTGTCTCTGTAAATAGCGATTTACATGATGTGACTGGTacaaatgaatgtaaacaaacatga